The genome window TGCCTCTCCGTTTACTATTAAGGATCCATCATCGGTGAAACGGGGCATGACTAGGCGTTCTTTTATATTATTAAATATGGGTAGTTCCTTTAAATTTTCCGTTTCTAATTGATATAGTTTAACTGTATCTGTATTTTTTTCCACTACACTTAATGCAACGTAATTTTTATAGACAGCATAAGTAGTAAAGGGTGGTGTGGGGATTTCATGAAATACTCCATTAGTGAGATCGATATACCCTAAAATAGATGGGCTCTCATCCTCATTTGAAAAAGCTGCATATATTTTATTATTTATTAAAGTAACGTTTTCCGCTGCTTTATAGGGAACGCTATAATTCCCAACTTGTTTTAGGTTGGTTAGATTATAGACAAAAAACTCCGTTTTATTTCTGTTATTTGATTTAAACTGCTCAGGAATAACAAGTAAATTACGATCTAAATCAGCTTTGCTGTTTCTGGCAATTCCCGTGAAACCATGAATGCTAGTTTCCTTAAATGTTGATAAATTTAACTGCTTATATCCAGAAGTATCATCATAAATTAATGTATTTCCTTTCAATTGAACATCTCCTATAATGTCCTTTTTATATTCTTTCTGTGAGAGTGTTTTTCGATTTTTAATAAAAAGCTTATTATTTTTTTCTCCCCACACAAGCCAATGCGCATTTGCTGTCAGTGCATATATATCAATGTTTGCACCAGATTCGACAAGTACTTGCTGTGAGTGCGATGTGAGGGAATAAGAATAAATGCTTTTTTTATCAGCATAAATCAATTCGTTCGTTTCCTTTATATAGAAAGAATGGATTAAAGATGAATAATCAACATTTGGTATAGTTACTTTTTCCATCGGTGTATGAAAAGAAGAGTGTGTTGAAAGCCGGTTTACTAGAGAAGGACTAATTAAAATAAGGAGAAGACTAATAATGGCAACTACACTGCATATTGGACGGAATATTCGTTTTCTCTGACTAATGTTTTGCATTTGCTGGTTTGCATTTCGTAAAATCCTTTGTTTGTTTTCTTCGGAAAGGGTGATATCCGCTGGGATTATTTCATCAAATAATTGTTTAATGTTCTTTGGCACGATTTATCTCCTCCTCACTCATTGTTAGTTGTGCTTTCTTCCGTCCTCTCGCTAGTCTAGTTTTAACCGTATTGCTGGAACAGTTTAATATCTCGCTGATTTCCTGTGTAGATAATTCACCATAGTAATATAACCATAAGACTTCCTTATACTTTATTGGTAGTTTATTAAGTAAGTCGGCAAGATAATTTTTACTTTCCTGTTTTAAATAGGCTTCTTCGGGTGTTTCTTTATGGATCAGAAAAGTGTTCTTAATCTTCGAAACTTCGACTTTTCGAAAAGCCCAGCTTTTAAAGTAGTTTCGGCATTCATTTACCGTTATACGATATAAATATGTTTTCACACTAGATCGACCTTCAAATTGATCAAGCTGCAAATAATAACGAATAAACACATCCTGCACAATGTCCTCTGCTTTTTCCCTATCTTTCACAAGGGCGTAGGCAAGTCGGGATAAATAATGACCATATGTATCCATCGCGTTTGTAAGCAATTTATCTCTTTCTTGCTTCTCCACAGTCCCCTCTCCTTTCTACCTACAGATTAGACAAAACAAACAGACGAACGGTTTCTCTTTTTTACAAATTTATTCTAGCACTACGAAGGCAACGTCGTTCATATACTTAAAATAGAAGGAAAAAGGGGGAATCTATGGAGATGAATATTCTTGATTGTATAGTTATTGGTGGTGGTCCAGCTGGAATGAGTGCTGCGCTGACACTAGGGAGAGCGAGAAGAAGTGTGGCTATCTTTGATGATGGAACGAATAGAAATAGAGTAAGTCATGAATCACATGGCTTTCTAACAAGAGATGGAATAAGTCCACAGATGTTTAAGGAATTAGGGATGAATGATTTAATGAACTATCCGAGCATTTTTCCCTATAAGGATACGGTAACGGAAATAGAAAAGTTAAGAGGGGCAGAAGTGTTTCTGGTTAAAACGAAAAAACATAAAGAATATTTAGCAGAGAAAATTATTTTAGCGACTGGTGTACAAGAGATTATTCCGATTCCTAATGCGAGACAATATTATGGGAAAAGCCTTTTTAGCTGCCCATACTGCGATGGCTGGGAGCTAAGAGATCAAGCTCTTCTTATTATTGCTTACACGGAAGCACAAGCATTACATATGGGAAGGTTAGTTTATAATTGGTCGAAGGATTTAGTGATAGCAACAAATGGTGCAGCGATTTCTCCAACTACAAAAGAAATATTCCTCAAGCGGAATGTTCCAATCGTTACCGAACCAATAAAGAGCTTAATAGGCGAAAATGGGTATCTTCAGCAAGTTGTGTTTACATCAGGAAGGCAGATTGCTAGAACGGGTGGCTTCGTTTCTCCTTCTTATTATCGCTCCAATCAGTTTGTGGAGCAGCTAAGATTAGATGTCTATGAAAATGGAGTGTTAGTAACAGATGGATCAGGGAGAACATCCAAAAAAAATGTTTATGTTGCCGGAGAAACCGAAAAGGAAGGGGCATCATCCTTACTGTTTGCTGCTGCGGATGGAAGCAAAGTAGCTATAGCTGTAAATACAGATCTTATGCTGGAAAGATTTTAAAGGAATCAAAGGGCTGGTTCTTATGCTTCTGTTGTTTAAAAAAGGGAAGTGTAATAACCTTCCCCCTGATTCTTTATCCTCTCGTCATTGGTAACGAATTACTGCTTTTCTTAACCAATAAATATTGAATAACATCAATGTTGCTGGCTTTAAAGGAAGCGGCACAAGCCTGCAAATACAAGTCCCACATGCGGATAAAGCATTCATCCTTTGTTTTCCTGATTTCCTCTAGGTTAGCGATAAAGTTAGCATGCCATATTTCTAATGTTTTTTGATAATGGCGACGAAGGCTTTCTAAGTCTACTAATTGGAGATTTTCAGCTGTCATATGGCTGACTAGCTCTGCGACTCCAGGGATATAGCCTCCAGGAAAAATATATTTATTGATCCAAGCATTAGTTGCGCCACCTTGTTGACGTGAAATTCCATGAATTAAGGCTGCCCCATCGTCTTTTAGCAATTGATGTACCTGGTGGAAATAGGCTTGAAGATTTTCCTTACCTACATGTTCAAACATCCCTACACT of Niallia circulans contains these proteins:
- a CDS encoding sigma-70 family RNA polymerase sigma factor, yielding MEKQERDKLLTNAMDTYGHYLSRLAYALVKDREKAEDIVQDVFIRYYLQLDQFEGRSSVKTYLYRITVNECRNYFKSWAFRKVEVSKIKNTFLIHKETPEEAYLKQESKNYLADLLNKLPIKYKEVLWLYYYGELSTQEISEILNCSSNTVKTRLARGRKKAQLTMSEEEINRAKEH
- a CDS encoding NAD(P)/FAD-dependent oxidoreductase, with the protein product MNILDCIVIGGGPAGMSAALTLGRARRSVAIFDDGTNRNRVSHESHGFLTRDGISPQMFKELGMNDLMNYPSIFPYKDTVTEIEKLRGAEVFLVKTKKHKEYLAEKIILATGVQEIIPIPNARQYYGKSLFSCPYCDGWELRDQALLIIAYTEAQALHMGRLVYNWSKDLVIATNGAAISPTTKEIFLKRNVPIVTEPIKSLIGENGYLQQVVFTSGRQIARTGGFVSPSYYRSNQFVEQLRLDVYENGVLVTDGSGRTSKKNVYVAGETEKEGASSLLFAAADGSKVAIAVNTDLMLERF